The proteins below come from a single Anguilla rostrata isolate EN2019 chromosome 3, ASM1855537v3, whole genome shotgun sequence genomic window:
- the zgc:158659 gene encoding phosphatidylinositol 4,5-bisphosphate 3-kinase catalytic subunit alpha isoform isoform X1 produces the protein MPPRPSSGELWGLHLMPPRILVDCCLPNGMLVSLECLREAPLISIKQQLFAEARKYPLYHLLQEESCYIFVGVTQEAEREEFYDETRRLCDLRLFHPILKVIEPLGNREEKILNREIGFAIGMPICEFELVKDPEVQDFRRSILSVCREAMEEREGGGAHSQALYVYPPNVESSADLPQHIFCKLDKGRLIVTIWVIVSPSNAKQKYTLKIAHDCLPEQLIAEAIRKKTRSMHLSAQQLRLCVQEYQGQYILKVCGCDEYLLEKYPLSQYKYIRSCITVGRLPHLMLVSKDSLYSQLPASGFVAPSYSRRTPQPSPCPGGGDPSAPRSLWAFNTLLRVRLLCATYVNVNIRDIDKIYVRTGIYHGGEPLCDNVNTQRVPCSNPRWNEWLSYDIYLTDLPRSARLCLSICSVKGRKGAKEEHCPLAWGNVNLFDYKDTLVSGKVALSLWPVPHGLEDLLNPIGVAGSNPNKETPCVELEFSWFNQTVIFPDEQQIEEHANWTISRELGYNYCLGLSSRLACDSTVSQTDSEQLRSLCSRDPLYELSEQEKDFLWRHRHYCVNIPESLPKLLLSVKWNSRDEVSQMYCLLRDWPLMQPESALELLDCNFPDPMVREFALRCLVQGLTDDKLSQYLLQLVQVLKYEMYLDNPLARFLIKKALTNQRIGHFFFWHLKSEMHNKTVSRRFGLLLEAFCRACGMYLKHLNRQVEAMDKLVNLTDTLKQEKKDETQKTQMKFLVEHMSRPDYMEALQGFVSPLNPVHQLGNLRLEECRIMSSAKRPLWLNWENPDIMSELLFTNNEVIFKNGDDLRQDMLTLQIIKIMENIWQNQGLDLRMLPYGCLSIGDCVGLIEVVKNSHTIMQIQCKGGLKGALQFNSNTLHHWIKDKNRGESYDRAIELFTRSCAGYCVATFILGIGDRHNSNIMVKENGQLFHIDFGHFLDHKKKKFGYKRERVPFVLTQDFLIVISKGVQECTKTKEFERFQEICYKAYLAIRQHASLFINLFSLLLGCGMPELQSFDDIAYLRKTLALEKSQQEALEYFTKQMNDAHHGGWTTKMDWIFHTIRHMPNEH, from the exons atgccaccACGGCCGTCATCGGGGGAGCTATGGGGCCTGCACCTCATGCCCCCTCGCATCCTGGTGGATTGCTGCCTGCCGAACGGCATGCTGGTCAGCCTGGAGTGCCTACGGGAGGCCCCGCTCATCAGCATCAAACAGCAGCTCTTCGCTGAAGCGCGCAAATATCCTCTCTACCACCTCCTACAG GAGGAGTCGTGTTACATCTTCGTTGGGGTGACGCaggaggcggagagggaggagtTCTATGATGAGACGCGGCGACTGTGCGACCTTCGGCTCTTCCACCCCATTCTCAAGGTCATTGAGCCACTAGGGAACCGGGAAGAGAAGATTCTCAACCGGGAGATCG GCTTTGCAATAGGCATGCCCATTTGTGAATTTGAGTTGGTAAAGGACCCGGAGGTGCAGGACTTCCGGCGGAGCattctgagcgtgtgcagggaGGCAATGGAAGAgcgggaagggggaggagcccaCAGCCAGGCCCTCTATGTGTACCCTCCCAATGTGGAGTCGTCTGCCGACTTGCCCCAACACATCTTCTGCAAGCTAGACAAAG GTCGTTTGATCGTGACCATCTGGGTGATCGTCTCGCCCTCCAACGCCAAGCAGAAGTACACCCTGAAGATCGCCCACGACTGCCTGCCCGAGCAGCTGATCGCCGAGGCCATCCGCAAGAAGACGCGCAGCATGCACCTGTCCGCGCAGCAGCTGCGGCTCTGCGTGCAGGAGTACCAGGGCCAGTACATCCTCAAGGTGTGCGGCTGCGACGAGTACCTGCTGGAGAAGTACCCGCTCAGCCAGTACAAG tatatCCGCAGCTGTATCACTGTGGGCAGGTTGCCGCATCTCATGCTGGTGTCCAAGGACAGTTTGTACAGCCAGCTCCCCGCCAGCGGGTTTGTTGCCCCCTCCTACAGCCGGCgcaccccccagcccagcccctgCCCTGGAGGAGGGGACCCCAGCGCCCCCCGCTCCCTCTGGGCCTTTAACACTCTCCTGAGGGTCCGGCTGCTCTGCGCCACTTACGTTAACGTCAACATCAGGGACATAGACAAG atctATGTGAGAACAGGTATCTATCATGGAGGAGAGCCACTGTGTGACAATGTCAATACCCAAAGAGTCCCTTGCTCCAATCCCAG GTGGAACGAGTGGCTGTCGTATGACATCTACCTGACAGACCTGCCCCGCTCCGCCCgcctctgtctgtccatctgctcTGTGAAAGGCCGGAAGGGGGCCAAAGAG GAGCACTGTCCCTTGGCCTGGGGAAATGTTAACCTGTTTGACTATAAGGACACGCTGGTGTCCGGGAAGGTAGCGTTGAGCCTATGGCCTGTACCGCATGGCCTGGAGGACCTGCTTAACCCCATTGGAGTGGCTGGATCCAACCCCAACAAG GAGACGCCCTGTGTGGAGCTGGAGTTTTCCTGGTTCAACCAGACGGTGATCTTCCCCGACGAGCAGCAGATAGAGGAACATGCCAACTGGACTATCTCCAGAGAGCTGGGCTACAACTACTGCCTGGGgctg agCAGCCGGCTGGCGTGTGACAGCACCGTGTCGCAGACGGACTCAGAGCAGCTGCGCAGTCTGTGCAGCCGGGACCCTCTGTATGAGCTCTCAGAGCAGGAGAAGGACTTCCTCTGGAGACACAG GCATTACTGCGTAAACATTCCCGAGAGTCTTCCCAAACTGCTCCTATCGGTCAAGTGGAATTCCCGAGATGAGGTGTCCCAG atGTACTGCCTGCTGAGGGACTGGCCCCTGATGCAGCCCGAGAGcgccctggagctgctggacTGTAACTTCCCGGACCCCATGGTGCGGGAGTTCGCCCTGCGCTGCCTGGTGCAGGGACTGACCGATGACAAACTCAGCCAGTACCtactgcagctggtgcag GTACTGAAGTACGAGATGTACCTAGACAATCCTCTAGCAAGGTTCCTCATCAAGAAGGCACTGACCAACCAGCGGATCGGACACTTCTTCTTCTGGCATCTCAA GTCAGAGATGCACAATAAGACGGTGTCGCGGCGTTTCGGCCTGCTCTTGGAGGCGTTCTGCCGCGCGTGCGGGATGTACCTCAAACACCTcaacaggcaggtggaggccaTGGACAAGCTGGTCAATCTGACCGACACCCTCAAGCAGGAGAAGAAGGACGAGACGCAGAAG ACGCAGATGAAGTTCCTGGTGGAGCACATGTCTCGCCCTGATTACATGGAGGCCCTGCAGGGATTCGTCTCTCCCCTCAACCCTGTCCACCAGCTGGGAAACCTCAG GCTGGAGGAGTGTAGGATTATGTCATCTGCAAAACGGCCCCTGTGGCTGAACTGGGAAAATCCTGACATCATGAGCGAGTTGCTCTTCACCAACAATGAGGTCATCTTCAAGAATGGAGATG ATCTGCGTCAGGACATGTTGACTCTTCAGATTATCAAGATCATGGAGAACATCTGGCAGAACCAGGGACTGGACCTGCG CATGCTGCCGTATGGCTGTCTGTCCATCGGCGACTGTGTGGGACTGATCGAGGTGGTGAAGAACTCGCACACCATCATGCAGATCCAGTGCAAGGGAGGCCTGAAGGGGGCGCTGCAGTTCAACAGTAACACGCTGCACCACTGGATCAAAGACAAGAACCGCGGAGAGAG CTATGACCGCGCGATCGAGCTGTTCACACGGTCATGCGCCGGGTACTGTGTGGCCACGTTCATCTTGGGGATCGGAGACCGACACAACAGCAACATCATGGTCAAGGAGAACGGACAG CTGTTCCACATTGACTTTGGGCACTTCCTGGATCACAAGAAGAAGAAGTTCGGCTACAAGCGAGAGCGCGTGCCCTTCGTCCTCACGCAGGACTTTCTCATCGTCATCAGCAAGGGTGTGCAAGAATGCACGAAGACGAAAGAGTTTGAGAG GTTCCAGGAGATATGCTACAAGGCCTACCTGGCCATCCGCCAACACGCCAGCCTGTTCATCAACCTGTTCTCCCTCCTGCTGGGCTGCGGCATGCCCGAGCTGCAGAGCTTCGACGACATTGCCTACCTGCGCAAGACGCTGGCGCTGGAGAAgagccagcaggaggcgctggagTACTTCACCAAGCAGATGAACGACGCCCACCACGGCGGCTGGACCACCAAGATGGACTGGATCTTCCACACCATCCGCCACATGCCCAACGAGCACTGA
- the zgc:158659 gene encoding phosphatidylinositol 4,5-bisphosphate 3-kinase catalytic subunit alpha isoform isoform X2 produces MPPRPSSGELWGLHLMPPRILVDCCLPNGMLVSLECLREAPLISIKQQLFAEARKYPLYHLLQEESCYIFVGVTQEAEREEFYDETRRLCDLRLFHPILKVIEPLGNREEKILNREIGFAIGMPICEFELVKDPEVQDFRRSILSVCREAMEEREGGGAHSQALYVYPPNVESSADLPQHIFCKLDKGRLIVTIWVIVSPSNAKQKYTLKIAHDCLPEQLIAEAIRKKTRSMHLSAQQLRLCVQEYQGQYILKVCGCDEYLLEKYPLSQYKYIRSCITVGRLPHLMLVSKDSLYSQLPASGFVAPSYSRRTPQPSPCPGGGDPSAPRSLWAFNTLLRVRLLCATYVNVNIRDIDKIYVRTGIYHGGEPLCDNVNTQRVPCSNPRWNEWLSYDIYLTDLPRSARLCLSICSVKGRKGAKEETPCVELEFSWFNQTVIFPDEQQIEEHANWTISRELGYNYCLGLSSRLACDSTVSQTDSEQLRSLCSRDPLYELSEQEKDFLWRHRHYCVNIPESLPKLLLSVKWNSRDEVSQMYCLLRDWPLMQPESALELLDCNFPDPMVREFALRCLVQGLTDDKLSQYLLQLVQVLKYEMYLDNPLARFLIKKALTNQRIGHFFFWHLKSEMHNKTVSRRFGLLLEAFCRACGMYLKHLNRQVEAMDKLVNLTDTLKQEKKDETQKTQMKFLVEHMSRPDYMEALQGFVSPLNPVHQLGNLRLEECRIMSSAKRPLWLNWENPDIMSELLFTNNEVIFKNGDDLRQDMLTLQIIKIMENIWQNQGLDLRMLPYGCLSIGDCVGLIEVVKNSHTIMQIQCKGGLKGALQFNSNTLHHWIKDKNRGESYDRAIELFTRSCAGYCVATFILGIGDRHNSNIMVKENGQLFHIDFGHFLDHKKKKFGYKRERVPFVLTQDFLIVISKGVQECTKTKEFERFQEICYKAYLAIRQHASLFINLFSLLLGCGMPELQSFDDIAYLRKTLALEKSQQEALEYFTKQMNDAHHGGWTTKMDWIFHTIRHMPNEH; encoded by the exons atgccaccACGGCCGTCATCGGGGGAGCTATGGGGCCTGCACCTCATGCCCCCTCGCATCCTGGTGGATTGCTGCCTGCCGAACGGCATGCTGGTCAGCCTGGAGTGCCTACGGGAGGCCCCGCTCATCAGCATCAAACAGCAGCTCTTCGCTGAAGCGCGCAAATATCCTCTCTACCACCTCCTACAG GAGGAGTCGTGTTACATCTTCGTTGGGGTGACGCaggaggcggagagggaggagtTCTATGATGAGACGCGGCGACTGTGCGACCTTCGGCTCTTCCACCCCATTCTCAAGGTCATTGAGCCACTAGGGAACCGGGAAGAGAAGATTCTCAACCGGGAGATCG GCTTTGCAATAGGCATGCCCATTTGTGAATTTGAGTTGGTAAAGGACCCGGAGGTGCAGGACTTCCGGCGGAGCattctgagcgtgtgcagggaGGCAATGGAAGAgcgggaagggggaggagcccaCAGCCAGGCCCTCTATGTGTACCCTCCCAATGTGGAGTCGTCTGCCGACTTGCCCCAACACATCTTCTGCAAGCTAGACAAAG GTCGTTTGATCGTGACCATCTGGGTGATCGTCTCGCCCTCCAACGCCAAGCAGAAGTACACCCTGAAGATCGCCCACGACTGCCTGCCCGAGCAGCTGATCGCCGAGGCCATCCGCAAGAAGACGCGCAGCATGCACCTGTCCGCGCAGCAGCTGCGGCTCTGCGTGCAGGAGTACCAGGGCCAGTACATCCTCAAGGTGTGCGGCTGCGACGAGTACCTGCTGGAGAAGTACCCGCTCAGCCAGTACAAG tatatCCGCAGCTGTATCACTGTGGGCAGGTTGCCGCATCTCATGCTGGTGTCCAAGGACAGTTTGTACAGCCAGCTCCCCGCCAGCGGGTTTGTTGCCCCCTCCTACAGCCGGCgcaccccccagcccagcccctgCCCTGGAGGAGGGGACCCCAGCGCCCCCCGCTCCCTCTGGGCCTTTAACACTCTCCTGAGGGTCCGGCTGCTCTGCGCCACTTACGTTAACGTCAACATCAGGGACATAGACAAG atctATGTGAGAACAGGTATCTATCATGGAGGAGAGCCACTGTGTGACAATGTCAATACCCAAAGAGTCCCTTGCTCCAATCCCAG GTGGAACGAGTGGCTGTCGTATGACATCTACCTGACAGACCTGCCCCGCTCCGCCCgcctctgtctgtccatctgctcTGTGAAAGGCCGGAAGGGGGCCAAAGAG GAGACGCCCTGTGTGGAGCTGGAGTTTTCCTGGTTCAACCAGACGGTGATCTTCCCCGACGAGCAGCAGATAGAGGAACATGCCAACTGGACTATCTCCAGAGAGCTGGGCTACAACTACTGCCTGGGgctg agCAGCCGGCTGGCGTGTGACAGCACCGTGTCGCAGACGGACTCAGAGCAGCTGCGCAGTCTGTGCAGCCGGGACCCTCTGTATGAGCTCTCAGAGCAGGAGAAGGACTTCCTCTGGAGACACAG GCATTACTGCGTAAACATTCCCGAGAGTCTTCCCAAACTGCTCCTATCGGTCAAGTGGAATTCCCGAGATGAGGTGTCCCAG atGTACTGCCTGCTGAGGGACTGGCCCCTGATGCAGCCCGAGAGcgccctggagctgctggacTGTAACTTCCCGGACCCCATGGTGCGGGAGTTCGCCCTGCGCTGCCTGGTGCAGGGACTGACCGATGACAAACTCAGCCAGTACCtactgcagctggtgcag GTACTGAAGTACGAGATGTACCTAGACAATCCTCTAGCAAGGTTCCTCATCAAGAAGGCACTGACCAACCAGCGGATCGGACACTTCTTCTTCTGGCATCTCAA GTCAGAGATGCACAATAAGACGGTGTCGCGGCGTTTCGGCCTGCTCTTGGAGGCGTTCTGCCGCGCGTGCGGGATGTACCTCAAACACCTcaacaggcaggtggaggccaTGGACAAGCTGGTCAATCTGACCGACACCCTCAAGCAGGAGAAGAAGGACGAGACGCAGAAG ACGCAGATGAAGTTCCTGGTGGAGCACATGTCTCGCCCTGATTACATGGAGGCCCTGCAGGGATTCGTCTCTCCCCTCAACCCTGTCCACCAGCTGGGAAACCTCAG GCTGGAGGAGTGTAGGATTATGTCATCTGCAAAACGGCCCCTGTGGCTGAACTGGGAAAATCCTGACATCATGAGCGAGTTGCTCTTCACCAACAATGAGGTCATCTTCAAGAATGGAGATG ATCTGCGTCAGGACATGTTGACTCTTCAGATTATCAAGATCATGGAGAACATCTGGCAGAACCAGGGACTGGACCTGCG CATGCTGCCGTATGGCTGTCTGTCCATCGGCGACTGTGTGGGACTGATCGAGGTGGTGAAGAACTCGCACACCATCATGCAGATCCAGTGCAAGGGAGGCCTGAAGGGGGCGCTGCAGTTCAACAGTAACACGCTGCACCACTGGATCAAAGACAAGAACCGCGGAGAGAG CTATGACCGCGCGATCGAGCTGTTCACACGGTCATGCGCCGGGTACTGTGTGGCCACGTTCATCTTGGGGATCGGAGACCGACACAACAGCAACATCATGGTCAAGGAGAACGGACAG CTGTTCCACATTGACTTTGGGCACTTCCTGGATCACAAGAAGAAGAAGTTCGGCTACAAGCGAGAGCGCGTGCCCTTCGTCCTCACGCAGGACTTTCTCATCGTCATCAGCAAGGGTGTGCAAGAATGCACGAAGACGAAAGAGTTTGAGAG GTTCCAGGAGATATGCTACAAGGCCTACCTGGCCATCCGCCAACACGCCAGCCTGTTCATCAACCTGTTCTCCCTCCTGCTGGGCTGCGGCATGCCCGAGCTGCAGAGCTTCGACGACATTGCCTACCTGCGCAAGACGCTGGCGCTGGAGAAgagccagcaggaggcgctggagTACTTCACCAAGCAGATGAACGACGCCCACCACGGCGGCTGGACCACCAAGATGGACTGGATCTTCCACACCATCCGCCACATGCCCAACGAGCACTGA